Proteins from one Mucilaginibacter jinjuensis genomic window:
- a CDS encoding metallophosphoesterase family protein, with the protein MAVNTLKIAVISDLHCHPLEKDFNKNNTLLFSDGLRLPTTEHPVENLLEIIEKEKIKVDLVLSPGDFTHQSNRQGLFSGWSYVNEIARALKADDVIATIGNHDIDSRHTYSNYSFEIPKKVSQSFPLHKDKLKSFWDTGFTFIDESEYLILVVNSTHFHTHYNKDNPVENPAVKGKMDLSQIEQIDKYLSENSVDTKIKIVLVHHHPIQHSRLKLGEEDVIENGDSFMNVLGKHRFDLVVHGHKHDPWLRYIPSENGFAMPVLSSGSFSATNQTLWINKFNYFHVIEIVKTDNHPANGTIETYTFKKLIGWAKGRDDGFYPYSGFGYKESLTSIVEELKKLVTENTVMVKWEVIIAQIPQIKFLTPDKLDELEELLSKENILTTGKIGIKPKHFYYEGA; encoded by the coding sequence ATGGCAGTCAACACGCTTAAAATTGCTGTAATCAGTGACTTGCACTGTCACCCATTGGAAAAGGATTTTAACAAAAACAATACGCTCTTGTTTAGTGATGGCCTAAGGCTCCCTACGACCGAGCATCCTGTAGAAAATCTGCTTGAAATCATCGAGAAAGAAAAAATAAAAGTCGATTTAGTCCTAAGCCCAGGTGATTTTACACACCAATCTAACCGGCAAGGTTTATTCTCAGGATGGTCTTATGTTAATGAAATTGCAAGGGCGTTAAAAGCCGACGACGTTATAGCCACCATTGGCAATCATGATATAGATTCAAGGCATACCTATTCAAATTATAGTTTTGAAATCCCTAAAAAGGTAAGTCAAAGCTTCCCACTCCACAAAGACAAGCTTAAATCTTTTTGGGACACTGGATTTACTTTTATAGATGAATCAGAATACCTGATTCTAGTGGTAAATAGCACACACTTCCACACTCACTATAATAAAGATAATCCAGTTGAGAACCCTGCTGTAAAAGGAAAAATGGATCTTAGTCAGATTGAACAGATCGATAAATATTTGTCCGAGAATTCAGTTGATACAAAAATTAAAATTGTCTTAGTCCATCACCACCCAATTCAACACTCCCGCCTTAAATTGGGTGAAGAAGATGTTATTGAAAACGGAGATTCATTTATGAACGTTTTAGGTAAACATCGTTTTGATCTTGTAGTGCACGGACACAAACACGATCCGTGGCTTAGATATATCCCTAGCGAAAATGGCTTTGCTATGCCGGTTCTTTCATCCGGGAGTTTTTCTGCTACAAATCAAACTCTTTGGATCAATAAGTTTAATTATTTTCATGTCATAGAAATTGTTAAAACTGACAACCACCCGGCAAATGGCACAATTGAAACATATACTTTTAAAAAGCTTATTGGTTGGGCCAAAGGCCGGGACGATGGATTTTATCCATATTCTGGATTCGGTTACAAAGAAAGTTTAACATCTATTGTCGAAGAACTAAAAAAGCTTGTTACGGAAAACACAGTAATGGTTAAATGGGAGGTAATCATCGCACAAATTCCGCAGATCAAATTCCTAACCCCGGATAAATTGGATGAGTTAGAGGAACTTCTTAGCAAAGAAAACATATTGACTACAGGCAAAATTGGCATCAAACCTAAACATTTCTACTATGAAGGAGCTTGA
- a CDS encoding master DNA invertase Mpi family serine-type recombinase, whose product MIYAYLRVSTDKQTVENQRFEILKFAQQRNLDISRWVEETISSRKELSVRSFGKLLNKLNNDDILIVSEISRMGRNLMQIMSILNQCMEKQVRVFAIKEGYELGDNINSKVLAFAFGLSAEIERSLISQRIKEALARKKSEGIILGRPRGSKKSNPILAIHTNFIKEQIASGVKQVEIARKLKVHRHTVKKWIELQNV is encoded by the coding sequence ATGATATACGCATATCTTAGAGTAAGCACGGATAAACAGACAGTAGAAAACCAACGATTTGAAATCCTAAAGTTTGCCCAGCAAAGAAATCTTGATATTTCTAGATGGGTGGAAGAAACAATTAGCTCCAGAAAGGAACTTTCTGTAAGATCCTTTGGGAAATTATTGAATAAGCTTAATAATGATGATATACTAATTGTCTCAGAAATATCACGTATGGGGCGTAACTTGATGCAAATCATGAGTATTCTAAATCAATGTATGGAAAAGCAAGTGAGGGTATTTGCCATAAAGGAAGGCTATGAGTTAGGCGACAACATCAACTCCAAAGTACTAGCATTTGCATTTGGTCTTTCAGCGGAAATTGAACGTTCATTGATTTCTCAAAGAATTAAGGAGGCCTTGGCTAGAAAAAAATCGGAAGGTATAATTCTGGGACGTCCCAGGGGTAGCAAAAAAAGCAATCCAATTTTGGCAATCCATACAAATTTCATTAAAGAACAGATTGCTTCAGGAGTGAAGCAAGTAGAAATTGCCAGAAAGTTAAAGGTGCATAGACATACGGTCAAAAAATGGATAGAGCTACAAAATGTTTAA
- a CDS encoding DUF7149 domain-containing protein, translating to MINLIIQSPKKAVKAFVKQKPLRSEVDLFKLNLAALLDKISVIENRPKDETEEHLKNDIRDFLRDTYYRDHYAINTKDKKDLVIHTGKSTVSDVGVIIEAKRPNNGHEMITSTSLNKKAMYELILYYLDERNRAGNNQLKKLVITNIYEWYIIDANYFDKHIYRNIAIKRLYDTYINDRKDNPFFYEEIRKILANMEIDIPCVHFDIRSYAKIIKENKKEDDKQLNALLRVLSPQYLLKIAAPNDGNTLNEKFYKELLHIIGLEEAKENNKAVIRRKKQDRHAASLIEATIDALKTEDVLHHVTDISSYGSDSEQRTFAIALELCITWINRILFLKLLEGQLKTYHDGDEAYNFLNSQMIPNFKELYKLFHKVLAVPVDERTDNVKTKYSLVPYLNSSLFDINELEDQTIRVQALEQAEQILLYSQTILKDTKKNKGTLPTLDYIFQFLDAYDFASEGNDEVQEENKTIISASVLGTVFEKINGYKDGSIFTPAFITMYMCKRIIREAVVSKFNDALASSGEKLFDNFKDLRNYTRRLFKVGEVLEANQIINSIKICDPAVGSGHFLVSALNEIIHIKAELGILADHEGNSISNYEFDVINDELIITDPKGNLLGYKLKDCKPASKDIQHLQKTLFHEKQLIIENCLFGVDINPNSVKICRLRLWIELLKNAYYREESMYTELETLPNIDINIKSGNSLLSRFKLDSDLTKALKSVKYDIKTYRNYVHQYKNAKNREVKRDLQAIINSIKSDFKTEIHKSSKDYTNWYNAKSELGKMTAQLGIFELTTKENKKYNDSINVLTTKVKKFGQVVEDIKNNAVYKNAFEWRFEFPEVLHNSGEFEGFDLIIGNPPYIQLQKLNETVKKGLEQQDFKTFSKTGDIYQLFYEHGLNLLKPNGHLAFITSNKWMRTDYGEGTRDYLATNSQPLLVVDFGMKQIFDSATTYTNMLFLQNTGAPSTIKMCRVNDSFDMNTILEDYIEYFSVDVENPGKKSWVCYQKDEYELIKKIVAQGKPLKDWDVKINRGILTGCNEAFIIRTNIKEAIIAKDPTSAHLIKPLLRGEDIKAYIPEWNDLWLIGTFPALNIDIDQYPGVKEHLMQFKERIEPKPKNYDERLGKWKGRKSGSYKWFETQDSIAYYEDFLKPKIIYPNMTKYLPFVYDKHQFFTNQKCFVITGNQLSYLTAFLSSSLFRFAFKEYFPELLGDTRELSKVFFETVAVKNIDNETDFLFENYLLELVNAKASGLKTLSIQHKIDRKLADIYTLTDSEIKLVDFSEKTDTENESSIIEISEVVKS from the coding sequence AAAAGGCTGTTAAGGCTTTCGTTAAACAAAAGCCATTAAGAAGTGAAGTAGATCTTTTTAAATTGAATTTAGCCGCTTTGCTTGATAAAATCAGTGTAATCGAGAACCGGCCAAAGGATGAGACTGAGGAACATTTGAAGAATGACATTCGTGATTTCCTACGCGACACCTATTACCGAGATCATTATGCAATTAATACCAAAGACAAAAAGGACTTGGTTATCCATACTGGTAAGTCTACCGTTAGCGATGTTGGTGTTATTATCGAGGCTAAGCGACCGAACAACGGTCACGAAATGATTACGTCAACGAGTCTCAATAAAAAGGCTATGTATGAATTAATCCTATATTATCTTGATGAGCGAAACCGAGCAGGAAACAACCAGCTTAAAAAACTGGTAATAACAAATATCTATGAGTGGTATATTATTGATGCTAACTATTTCGATAAACACATTTACCGAAATATAGCTATTAAACGTTTATATGATACCTATATTAATGACCGTAAGGATAACCCCTTCTTTTATGAGGAAATTCGCAAAATATTGGCAAATATGGAAATTGATATTCCCTGTGTTCATTTTGATATTAGGTCGTATGCTAAAATAATAAAGGAAAACAAAAAGGAGGATGATAAGCAATTGAATGCTCTGCTTAGAGTTTTGTCACCACAATATCTATTAAAAATTGCTGCCCCAAATGATGGTAACACGCTAAATGAAAAGTTCTATAAAGAACTTTTGCACATCATTGGTCTTGAAGAAGCTAAGGAGAATAACAAGGCTGTTATAAGAAGAAAAAAGCAAGATCGACATGCTGCTTCGTTAATAGAAGCAACAATTGATGCCCTAAAGACAGAAGACGTTTTGCACCATGTTACCGACATTTCCAGTTATGGTTCAGATTCGGAACAGCGAACCTTCGCCATCGCCTTAGAGTTATGTATCACTTGGATCAATCGTATTTTATTTTTGAAACTACTTGAAGGGCAACTTAAAACATATCATGACGGTGATGAAGCCTATAACTTCCTCAACAGCCAGATGATACCCAATTTTAAGGAACTATACAAGTTGTTTCATAAAGTATTAGCGGTACCTGTGGACGAGCGAACGGACAACGTGAAAACCAAATATTCATTAGTTCCATATTTAAATAGTTCTCTTTTTGATATAAACGAACTTGAAGATCAAACTATCAGAGTACAGGCGCTTGAGCAAGCCGAGCAAATTTTACTTTATTCTCAGACCATATTAAAAGACACAAAAAAAAATAAAGGAACACTACCTACCCTGGATTACATTTTTCAATTTTTGGATGCTTATGATTTTGCGAGTGAGGGGAATGATGAAGTACAAGAAGAGAATAAAACAATTATCAGTGCTTCGGTATTAGGGACGGTATTTGAAAAGATAAATGGTTATAAAGACGGCTCTATATTTACGCCCGCTTTTATTACCATGTATATGTGTAAACGCATAATTCGGGAAGCTGTGGTCTCTAAATTTAATGATGCGTTAGCAAGTTCTGGGGAAAAGCTTTTTGACAATTTTAAAGACCTTCGAAATTATACCCGACGCCTATTCAAAGTAGGTGAAGTTTTAGAAGCTAACCAAATCATTAATTCAATTAAGATTTGTGATCCAGCGGTTGGGTCTGGCCACTTTTTGGTTTCTGCTCTGAACGAAATCATCCATATCAAAGCAGAGCTAGGCATATTGGCTGATCATGAAGGTAATAGTATTAGTAATTATGAGTTTGATGTGATTAATGACGAACTTATTATCACGGATCCTAAAGGTAATCTGCTTGGCTATAAACTTAAGGACTGTAAGCCAGCTTCAAAAGACATCCAACATTTGCAAAAAACACTTTTTCATGAAAAACAGTTAATAATCGAAAATTGTCTTTTTGGTGTAGATATCAATCCGAACTCGGTTAAAATCTGTCGTTTGCGTTTATGGATCGAATTATTGAAAAACGCATACTATAGAGAAGAATCAATGTATACGGAACTGGAAACTCTCCCAAACATTGACATTAATATTAAATCAGGTAATAGCTTGTTAAGCCGCTTCAAACTCGATTCCGACCTAACTAAGGCGTTAAAAAGTGTCAAATATGACATCAAAACATATCGAAACTATGTTCATCAGTATAAAAATGCAAAGAACCGGGAGGTAAAGCGCGATCTACAGGCTATTATCAATAGTATCAAGTCGGATTTTAAAACTGAGATACACAAAAGCAGTAAAGACTATACGAACTGGTATAACGCTAAAAGCGAATTGGGAAAAATGACTGCTCAGCTCGGAATTTTTGAACTAACTACCAAGGAAAATAAAAAATACAATGACAGCATTAATGTACTAACAACAAAGGTTAAGAAATTTGGCCAGGTAGTAGAAGATATAAAGAATAACGCGGTTTATAAAAACGCCTTTGAGTGGCGGTTCGAATTTCCAGAAGTGTTGCACAATAGTGGTGAATTTGAAGGCTTTGATTTAATTATCGGCAACCCTCCCTACATACAATTGCAAAAATTGAATGAGACCGTAAAAAAAGGACTTGAGCAACAAGATTTCAAAACATTTTCTAAAACAGGTGACATCTATCAATTATTTTATGAGCATGGCTTAAACCTACTTAAACCCAATGGCCATTTGGCATTCATAACGAGCAATAAATGGATGCGAACTGATTATGGTGAAGGCACTAGGGATTATCTTGCCACTAATAGTCAACCATTACTTGTAGTTGACTTCGGCATGAAGCAAATTTTTGATTCTGCTACGACTTATACCAATATGCTGTTCCTTCAGAATACGGGCGCTCCTTCTACCATAAAAATGTGCAGGGTTAACGACTCTTTTGATATGAATACTATACTGGAGGATTACATAGAGTATTTCTCAGTTGATGTCGAAAACCCAGGCAAAAAAAGTTGGGTCTGTTATCAAAAAGATGAATATGAATTGATAAAAAAGATAGTTGCACAAGGGAAACCATTGAAAGATTGGGACGTAAAGATCAATCGCGGGATACTCACCGGCTGTAACGAAGCTTTTATAATACGTACTAATATAAAAGAGGCAATTATTGCCAAAGACCCAACAAGCGCTCATCTAATTAAACCTCTTCTAAGGGGAGAGGATATTAAAGCATATATTCCTGAATGGAATGATCTATGGTTAATTGGAACATTCCCGGCACTCAATATCGATATAGATCAATATCCAGGTGTAAAAGAGCACCTAATGCAGTTCAAAGAGCGCATTGAGCCTAAGCCCAAAAATTATGACGAAAGATTAGGCAAATGGAAAGGACGTAAATCTGGCTCGTATAAGTGGTTCGAAACTCAGGATAGTATCGCGTATTATGAGGACTTTTTAAAGCCTAAGATCATTTATCCTAACATGACGAAATACTTGCCTTTTGTATATGATAAACACCAGTTTTTTACCAACCAAAAATGTTTTGTTATAACGGGTAACCAGCTTAGTTACTTAACTGCCTTTTTAAGCTCCTCCCTATTTCGTTTTGCCTTTAAAGAATATTTCCCAGAGCTTCTGGGAGACACCCGTGAATTGAGCAAGGTTTTCTTTGAGACCGTCGCCGTGAAGAACATAGATAATGAGACTGATTTCTTATTCGAAAATTACTTGTTGGAATTGGTTAATGCAAAGGCGTCAGGTTTGAAAACTCTATCAATTCAGCATAAAATAGACAGAAAATTAGCAGATATCTATACACTTACAGATTCCGAAATTAAACTTGTCGATTTTTCCGAAAAGACTGATACAGAGAACGAATCTTCAATAATTGAAATTTCAGAAGTCGTTAAATCATAA